The Acinetobacter calcoaceticus sequence TTTATTTTGCTCAATTGCATATTTTGTCGCATCTGCATGTGAACCTTCTGCAAGTGGAAAAACTTCATTTAAGAAATTTTTAGCGAACTCAATAACTTTTGCACCACGTACAGGGTTATATCCTTTACCTTTTTCAGCTCCGCCTTCTTCAGAAATTACATCGAAGCCGTAAAGTGCATCATATAAAGAGCCCCAACGAGCATTTGCTGCATTTAAGCAATAACGAGCATTACGTACAGGTACAACTAATTGCGGCCCTGCTAATAATGCAATTTCTTCATCAACATTTTCAGTTGTAATTTGAAAGTCTTCAACTTCTGGCAATAAATAACCAATTTCAGTTAAGAACGCCTTATAAGCACCTAGTTCAAATTTGTTGTTACGGTGCCATTCATCAATTTTTGCTTGTAATTCATCACGCTTAGCCAATAATGCTTTATTTTTTGGGCTAAGATCGACAACAACTTGCTCAAAGTTCTTCCAGTAAGTTTCACTATCTAAACCAGAACCTGGTAAAGCTTCATTTTCGATAAAATCGTAAAGTTCTTTAGCAATCGCTAACTTGCCTTTTTGAATACGTGCAGTCATTGTCTTTCCTGAAGTTGCTACTTTTTATACCAAGAGAATCCTAGTATACCGATTTAAATTAAGCTGAATACTAATATCACATTCCTAAATAGTAAGCATTTTCCCTTGTAAAACTATTGACAAAGATAAATTTTTCTATATAGGGAATATTAAAATTCTAACTAGGATTCCCAACAATTTATTCAATATTTAAAGATACTGAAACTAGACTTTTTGTTAACAGACAAAAAATTCCACTATCTTATTTTTCTAAAGCGTATTTAGTTATATCAAACTTTGCAGCGTGAAAAAGCACTATTTAACGAAATTTATCTATTTTTGTTGTAAAAAAAGCGCCCTATATAGAGCGCTTTTCATATCTATTTTTTATGCATTTTTAGCTTCATCAATATGACGATGCTCAGAATGCAAATATTCATCCGATTGCATTTCTAACAAACGTGAGCGAGTACGCTCAATTTCAAATGCTAACTTTTCGCCTTGATAAATATCAATAATACTATCTTGAGAAGTTAAAAGTAATTTTACGCCCCGGTCATAAAACTCATCGACTAGATAAATAAAACGACGTGTACCTTCAGACAAGAAATCTGTTAAATGAGGAACATTACTCACCAAAACCGTATTATAGATATTTGCAATTTCAATAAAATCTGCTGGGCTACGTGGTTTAAAGCAGAGTTCAGAAAACTCACACCACAATACATCCTCTGTATGCCCTAACGTCTCAACAATACGATTATTGATTACAATAGGCTCTTGAGAATGAGCTTGTGTATGAGTTAATGCACTAAAACGTTCCGACATCCAGTTTTGGACTTCATTACTTAATGGTGATTTAAATAATTGAGCTTGTTTTAATACGCGTAAACGATAATCCACACCTGCATCTACATTTAAAACAGCGCAATTCTTTTTAACCATTTCAATTGTTGGTAAAAAGCGATCACGGTGAATACCGTTTTTATATAAACCATCTGGTGCAATATTTGATGTTGCAATTAATGTCACGCCACGAACAAATAATTTTTGAAATAAATCACTTAGAATCATTGCATCCGTTACATTTGACACAAAGAACTCATC is a genomic window containing:
- the zapE gene encoding cell division protein ZapE, producing MLNLKSSHSTAFSPSSPAERYAEALASGQFMADDAQAQAVQELDRVWKELLNRYKASKKAFRRFRRQTSPKGVYMWGGVGRGKTWLMDQFYESVPFRRKTRMHFHHFMQHVHKELNKLSGQRNPLEIVADQIYKDAVVICFDEFFVSNVTDAMILSDLFQKLFVRGVTLIATSNIAPDGLYKNGIHRDRFLPTIEMVKKNCAVLNVDAGVDYRLRVLKQAQLFKSPLSNEVQNWMSERFSALTHTQAHSQEPIVINNRIVETLGHTEDVLWCEFSELCFKPRSPADFIEIANIYNTVLVSNVPHLTDFLSEGTRRFIYLVDEFYDRGVKLLLTSQDSIIDIYQGEKLAFEIERTRSRLLEMQSDEYLHSEHRHIDEAKNA